One region of Streptococcus salivarius genomic DNA includes:
- a CDS encoding glycoside hydrolase family 70 protein, whose product MENKVHYKLHKVKKQWVTIAVASAALATVVGGLSATTSSVSADETQDKIVTQPNLDTTADLVTSTEATKEVDKRTNTKEADVLTPAKETNAVETATTTNTQATAEAATTATTSDVAVAAVPNKEAVVTTDAPAVTTEKAEEQPATVKAEVVNTEVKAPEAALKDSEVEAALSLKNIKNIDGKYYYVNEDGSHKENFAITVNGQLLYFGKDGALTSSSTYSFTPGTTNIVDGFSINNRAYDSSEASFELIDGYLTADSWYRPASIIKDGVTWQASTAEDFRPLLMAWWPNVDTQVNYLNYMSKVFNLDAKYTSTDKQETLNVAAKDIQVKIEQKIQAEKSTQWLRETISAFVKTQPQWNKETENYSKGGGEDHLQGGALLYVNDSRTPWANSNYRLLNHTATNQKGTIDKSVLDEQSDPNHMGGFDFLLANDVDLSNPVVQAEQLNQIHYLMNWGSIVMGDKDANFDGIRVDAVDNVDADMLQLYTNYFREYYGVNKSEANALAHISVLEAWSLNDNHYNDKTDGAALAMENKQRLALLFSLAKPIKERTPAVSPLYNNTFNTTQRDEKTDWINKDGSKAYNEDGTVKQSTIGKYNEKYGDASGNYVFIRAHDNNVQDIIAEIIKKEINPKSDGFTITDAEMKKAFEIYNKDMLSSDKKYTLNNIPAAYAVMLQNMETITRVYYGDLYTDNGNYMETKSPYYDTIVNLMKNRIKYVSGGQAQRSYWLPTDGKMDNSDVELYRTNEVYASVRYGKDIMTADDTEGSKYSRTSGQVTLVANNPKLTLDQSAKLNVEMGKIHANQKYRALIVGTADGIKNFTSDADAIAAGYVKETDSNGVLTFGANDIKGYETFDMSGFVAVWVPVGASDDQDIRVAPSTEAKKEGELTLKATEAYDSQLIYEGFSNFQTIPDGSDPSVYTNRKIAENVDLFKSWGVTSFEMAPQFVSADDGTFLDSVIQNGYAFADRYDLAMSKNNKYGSKEDLRDALKALHKAGIQAIADWVPDQIYQLPGKEVVTATRTDGAGRKIADAIIDHSLYVANTKSSGKDYQAKYGGEFLAELKAKYPEMFKVNMISTGKPIDDSVKLKQWKAEYFNGTNVLERGVGYVLSDEATGKYFTVTKDGNFIPLQLTGKEKVVTGFSSDGKGITYFGTSGTQAKSAFVTFNGNTYYFDARGHMITNGEYSPNGKDVYRFLPNGIMLSNAYYVDANGNTYLYNSKGQMYKGGYTKFDVTETKDGKESKVVKFRYFTNEGVMAKGVTVIDGFTQYFGEDGFQAKDKLVTFKGKTYYFDAHTGNAIKNTWRNIDGKWYHFDANGVAATGAQVINGQKLYFNEDGSQVKGGVVKNADGTYSKYKEGSGELVTNEFFTTDGNVWYYAGANGKTVTGAQVINGQHLYFNADGSQVKGGVVKNADGTYSKYNSATGERLTNEFFTTGDNNWYYIGANGKSVTGEVKIGDDTYYFAKDGKQVKGQTVSAGNGRISYYYGDSGKRAVSTWVEIQPGVYVYFDKNGLAYPPRVLN is encoded by the coding sequence ATGGAAAATAAGGTACACTATAAGCTTCATAAAGTTAAGAAGCAATGGGTCACAATTGCAGTTGCCTCTGCAGCACTTGCTACTGTCGTAGGAGGATTGTCTGCAACAACATCTTCAGTTTCAGCGGATGAAACTCAAGATAAGATAGTAACTCAACCAAATTTAGATACAACAGCCGATTTAGTTACTTCTACAGAAGCAACCAAAGAAGTCGATAAACGTACAAATACAAAAGAAGCAGATGTTTTAACGCCTGCTAAAGAAACAAATGCCGTCGAAACAGCAACTACAACGAACACACAAGCAACAGCTGAAGCAGCTACAACAGCAACAACTTCTGATGTAGCGGTGGCAGCTGTTCCAAATAAAGAAGCAGTTGTGACAACAGATGCACCAGCTGTTACAACTGAAAAAGCAGAAGAACAACCAGCAACAGTGAAGGCTGAAGTTGTAAACACAGAAGTTAAAGCGCCAGAAGCTGCTTTGAAAGATTCAGAAGTAGAAGCTGCGCTTTCCTTGAAAAACATCAAAAACATTGATGGTAAATATTACTATGTTAATGAAGATGGTTCACACAAAGAAAACTTTGCCATTACTGTAAATGGTCAATTGCTTTACTTCGGTAAAGATGGTGCCCTTACAAGCTCATCAACATACTCTTTCACACCAGGAACAACAAATATTGTTGATGGTTTCTCAATAAATAACCGTGCCTACGATTCATCTGAAGCTAGCTTTGAATTGATTGATGGTTATTTGACTGCAGATAGCTGGTACCGTCCAGCTTCTATCATCAAAGATGGTGTAACTTGGCAAGCATCAACTGCAGAAGATTTCCGTCCACTTTTGATGGCTTGGTGGCCAAATGTAGATACACAAGTTAACTACTTGAACTACATGTCTAAAGTATTTAACTTGGATGCTAAATACACTAGCACAGATAAGCAAGAAACTTTGAATGTTGCTGCTAAGGATATCCAAGTTAAGATTGAACAAAAGATTCAGGCTGAAAAATCAACACAATGGTTGCGTGAAACTATTTCTGCTTTTGTTAAGACACAACCACAATGGAACAAAGAAACTGAAAACTACTCTAAAGGTGGCGGCGAAGATCACCTTCAAGGTGGTGCCCTTCTCTATGTAAATGATTCACGTACACCATGGGCTAACTCTAACTATCGTCTTTTGAACCATACGGCTACTAATCAAAAGGGTACAATTGATAAGTCAGTTCTTGATGAGCAGTCAGATCCAAACCACATGGGCGGTTTCGACTTCTTGCTAGCTAATGACGTAGATTTGTCAAACCCAGTTGTTCAAGCGGAACAATTGAACCAAATCCACTACCTTATGAACTGGGGTTCAATCGTTATGGGTGACAAGGATGCTAACTTCGATGGTATCCGTGTCGACGCGGTAGATAATGTCGATGCAGACATGCTTCAACTCTACACAAACTACTTCCGTGAGTACTATGGTGTTAACAAATCTGAAGCAAACGCTCTTGCTCACATCTCAGTCCTTGAAGCATGGAGTCTTAATGACAACCACTACAATGACAAGACAGATGGCGCTGCGCTTGCTATGGAAAACAAACAACGTTTGGCTCTCCTCTTCTCATTGGCTAAACCAATCAAAGAACGTACACCGGCTGTAAGTCCTTTGTATAACAATACTTTCAACACGACACAACGTGATGAAAAGACTGATTGGATTAACAAAGATGGAAGCAAGGCCTATAACGAAGACGGAACAGTTAAACAGTCTACAATCGGTAAATACAACGAGAAATACGGAGATGCGTCAGGAAACTACGTCTTTATCCGTGCCCATGATAACAACGTTCAAGATATTATTGCTGAAATCATCAAGAAAGAAATCAATCCAAAATCAGATGGTTTCACAATCACTGATGCTGAAATGAAGAAAGCCTTTGAGATTTATAACAAAGACATGCTCAGCAGCGACAAAAAATATACCTTGAACAACATCCCAGCAGCATACGCTGTTATGTTGCAAAACATGGAAACAATCACTCGTGTCTACTATGGAGACCTTTATACAGATAATGGTAATTACATGGAAACTAAGTCTCCATATTACGATACCATTGTTAACTTGATGAAGAATCGTATCAAGTATGTATCTGGTGGACAAGCTCAACGTTCATACTGGTTGCCAACTGATGGTAAGATGGACAATTCAGATGTTGAACTCTACCGTACAAATGAAGTCTATGCTTCAGTACGTTATGGTAAAGACATCATGACAGCTGATGATACAGAAGGTTCTAAATACAGCCGTACATCTGGTCAGGTAACACTTGTAGCTAACAATCCAAAATTGACTTTGGATCAATCAGCTAAACTTAATGTTGAAATGGGTAAAATCCATGCCAACCAAAAATACCGTGCTTTGATTGTTGGTACAGCTGATGGTATCAAGAACTTTACATCTGATGCAGATGCAATCGCAGCAGGTTATGTGAAAGAAACAGACAGCAACGGTGTCTTGACTTTCGGTGCTAATGACATTAAGGGTTATGAAACATTTGATATGTCTGGTTTCGTAGCAGTTTGGGTTCCAGTTGGAGCTTCAGATGATCAAGATATCCGAGTAGCGCCTTCAACAGAAGCTAAAAAAGAAGGAGAGTTGACTCTTAAAGCGACTGAAGCTTATGATTCACAATTGATCTACGAAGGATTCTCTAACTTCCAAACTATCCCAGATGGTTCAGATCCTTCAGTTTATACTAACCGTAAGATTGCTGAAAATGTTGATTTGTTCAAGTCATGGGGCGTAACATCATTTGAAATGGCACCTCAATTTGTATCTGCTGATGATGGTACTTTCCTTGACTCAGTTATCCAAAATGGTTATGCCTTTGCGGACCGTTATGACCTTGCTATGAGTAAGAACAATAAATACGGTTCTAAAGAAGACCTTCGTGATGCTCTTAAGGCACTTCACAAAGCTGGTATCCAAGCAATCGCTGACTGGGTTCCAGACCAAATTTACCAATTGCCAGGTAAGGAAGTCGTAACAGCGACTCGTACTGATGGTGCTGGACGTAAGATTGCGGATGCTATCATTGATCACTCGCTTTATGTAGCTAATACTAAGTCATCAGGTAAAGATTACCAAGCTAAATACGGTGGTGAATTCTTGGCTGAGCTTAAAGCTAAATACCCTGAAATGTTCAAGGTTAACATGATCTCAACTGGTAAACCAATTGATGATTCTGTTAAATTGAAACAATGGAAGGCTGAATACTTCAACGGAACAAACGTTCTTGAACGTGGTGTTGGCTATGTACTTAGCGATGAAGCAACTGGTAAATACTTCACAGTCACTAAAGATGGTAACTTCATTCCTCTTCAATTGACAGGTAAAGAAAAGGTTGTTACTGGATTCTCAAGTGATGGTAAGGGAATCACTTACTTCGGTACAAGTGGTACTCAAGCTAAATCTGCCTTTGTAACCTTCAATGGTAACACCTATTACTTCGATGCTCGTGGTCACATGATTACAAACGGTGAATACTCACCAAATGGTAAAGACGTTTATCGTTTCTTGCCAAACGGTATCATGTTGAGTAATGCCTACTATGTTGATGCTAATGGTAATACCTACCTTTATAACTCTAAAGGTCAAATGTACAAGGGTGGTTACACTAAATTTGATGTTACTGAAACTAAAGACGGTAAAGAGTCTAAGGTTGTGAAATTCCGTTACTTCACTAATGAAGGTGTCATGGCCAAAGGTGTTACGGTTATTGATGGCTTCACACAATACTTTGGAGAAGACGGTTTCCAAGCTAAAGATAAGTTAGTAACCTTTAAAGGTAAAACTTATTACTTTGACGCACACACTGGTAATGCTATCAAGAATACTTGGAGAAATATCGATGGTAAGTGGTACCACTTTGATGCAAACGGTGTTGCTGCTACAGGTGCCCAAGTGATTAACGGCCAAAAACTTTACTTTAATGAAGATGGAAGTCAAGTTAAAGGCGGCGTTGTTAAGAATGCAGATGGTACTTATAGCAAGTACAAAGAAGGTTCTGGAGAGCTAGTGACTAACGAATTCTTCACAACTGATGGCAATGTTTGGTACTATGCAGGCGCTAATGGTAAGACTGTTACAGGTGCTCAAGTTATCAATGGACAACACCTCTACTTTAATGCAGACGGAAGCCAAGTTAAGGGTGGTGTTGTTAAGAATGCAGACGGTACTTATAGTAAGTATAATTCTGCAACAGGTGAGCGCTTGACTAATGAGTTCTTCACAACAGGAGACAACAATTGGTACTATATCGGTGCTAATGGTAAGTCAGTGACTGGTGAAGTTAAAATTGGTGACGATACTTATTACTTTGCTAAAGATGGTAAACAAGTAAAAGGGCAAACAGTAAGTGCTGGCAATGGTCGAATCAGCTATTACTATGGTGATAGTGGTAAGAGAGCTGTCAGCACATGGGTAGAAATCCAGCCAGGAGTTTACGTTTACTTTGATAAGAATGGTCTTGCTTACCCACCTAGAGTGCTAAACTAA
- a CDS encoding glycoside hydrolase family 70 protein, whose product MENKVRYKLHKVKKQWVTLAVASAALATIVGGSVATSSLASAEEINNTNGSPSTTTVGENTNPVVEKEVGTTTEVANTSNATTTDRAAVTADKPAETTVQPNSGATSDRAATVDTEAKPETTAKPEVVAKPETATTTDVATNAGVAAPTTEKSKELSEAEIKAAVSLDNIKKEKDGKYYYLLEDGSHKKNFAITVNGQLLYFDENGVLSSTSTYSFTQETTNLVTDFTKNNAAYDSTKASFELVDGYLTADSWYRPKEILEAGTTWKASTEKDFRPLLMSWWPDKDTQVAYLNYMTKALSNGEETKDVFTIENSQASLNAAAQIIQRKIEVKIAANKSTDWLRQSIEAFVKDQDKWNINSESPGKEHFQKGALLFVNSDLTKWANSDYRKLDQTATSRLANDKIKSGSDAGYEFLLSSDIDNSNPIVQAEMLNQLYYFMNWGQIVFGDKDKDAHFDGIRVDAVDNVSIDMLQLVSSYMKAAYKVNESEARALANISILEAWSQNDPYYVNEHNTAALSMDNGLRLSIVHGLTRPVTNKGTGARNASMKDLINGGYFGLSNRAEVTSYDQLGFATYLFVRAHDSEVQTVIADIISKKIDPTTDGFTFTLDQLKQAFDIYNADMLKVDKEYTHSNIPAAYALMLQTMGAATRVYYGDLYTDNGQYMAKKSPYFDQITTLLKARPKYVAGGQTSYIHNLAGDGVSSAKDNNEVLVSVRYGQDLMSKTDTEGGKYGRNSGMLTLIANNPDLKLADGETITVNMGAAHKNQAYRPLLLGTDKGIVSSLNDSDTKVVKYTDAQGNLVFTADEIKGFKTVDMSGYLSVWVPVGATEDQNVLAKPSTKAFKEGDKVYSSSAALEAQVIYEGFSNFQDFVKEDSQYTNKLIAANADLFKSWGITSFEIAPQYVSSKDGTFLDSIIENGYAFTDRYDFAMSKNNKYGSKEDLRDALKALHKQGIQVIADWVPDQLYTLPGKEVVTATRTDTHGKVLDDTSLVNKLYVTNTKSSGNDFQAQYGGAFLDKLQKLYPEIFKEVMEASGKTIDPSVKIKQWEAKYFNGTNIQKRGSDYVLSDGKLYFTVNDKGTFLPAALTGDTKAKTGFAYDGTGVTYYTTSGTQAKSQFVTYNGKQYYFNDKGYLVTGEQAINGSNYFFLPNGVMFTDGVIKNAKGQSMVYGKSGKLTTQTGWKEVTVKDDSGKEEKFYQYFFKGGIMATGLTEVEGKEKYFYDNGYQAKGIFIPTKDGHLMFFCGDSGERKYLGFFEQDGNWYYANDKGYVATGFTKVGKQNLYFNEKGVQVKNRFFQVGDATYYANNEGDVLRGAQTINGDELYFDESGKQVKGEFVNNPDGTTSYYDAITGVKLVDTSLVVNGQTFNIDAKGVVTKAHTPGFYTTGDNNWFYADSHGRNVTGAQVINGQHLYFDANGRQVKGGFVTNTDGSRSFYHWNTGDKLVSTFFTTGHDRWYYADDKGNVVTGAQVINGQKLFFATDGKQVKGDFATNANGSRSYYHGATGNKLVSTFFTTGDNNWYYADAKGELVVGEQTINGQNLYFDQTGKQVKGATATNPDGSISYYDVHTGEKVINRWVKIPSGQWVYFNAQGKGYVSN is encoded by the coding sequence ATGGAAAATAAAGTACGCTATAAACTGCATAAAGTGAAGAAGCAGTGGGTTACTTTGGCTGTCGCTTCAGCAGCTTTGGCTACCATTGTAGGTGGTAGTGTTGCCACATCTTCACTCGCCTCTGCAGAAGAAATAAATAATACTAATGGATCACCTTCAACAACTACAGTCGGGGAGAATACAAATCCTGTGGTTGAAAAAGAGGTAGGGACAACAACTGAAGTGGCAAATACTTCAAATGCCACAACAACAGACCGAGCAGCAGTTACTGCTGATAAACCAGCTGAAACGACAGTTCAACCAAATTCAGGAGCAACTAGTGATAGAGCTGCAACAGTAGATACTGAAGCTAAACCTGAAACGACTGCTAAGCCAGAAGTAGTAGCTAAACCAGAAACAGCTACAACAACTGATGTAGCAACTAATGCTGGAGTTGCTGCTCCAACGACTGAGAAGTCTAAGGAACTTTCTGAAGCTGAGATTAAGGCCGCAGTCTCACTCGATAATATTAAAAAAGAAAAAGATGGTAAATATTACTATCTTCTTGAAGATGGGTCACATAAGAAAAACTTTGCCATTACTGTAAATGGTCAGCTCCTTTATTTTGATGAGAATGGTGTCCTTTCAAGCACATCAACTTATTCATTCACACAAGAAACAACAAATCTTGTCACTGATTTTACTAAAAACAATGCTGCTTACGATTCAACAAAAGCAAGCTTTGAACTTGTTGATGGTTATTTGACAGCTGATAGTTGGTACCGTCCAAAAGAAATCCTTGAAGCAGGAACAACTTGGAAAGCGTCAACTGAAAAAGATTTTCGCCCACTTTTGATGTCTTGGTGGCCTGATAAGGATACTCAAGTAGCTTACTTGAACTACATGACTAAGGCTCTTAGCAATGGTGAAGAAACAAAAGATGTCTTTACGATTGAAAATTCTCAAGCTAGCTTGAATGCCGCTGCTCAAATCATTCAACGTAAGATTGAGGTTAAGATTGCTGCTAATAAGTCAACAGACTGGTTGCGTCAGTCAATCGAGGCCTTTGTTAAAGACCAAGATAAATGGAACATTAACTCTGAATCTCCAGGTAAAGAACACTTCCAAAAAGGGGCTCTCCTCTTTGTTAATAGTGATTTAACGAAGTGGGCTAACTCAGACTACCGTAAACTTGACCAAACGGCAACAAGTCGTTTGGCAAACGATAAGATCAAGAGTGGTAGTGATGCTGGTTATGAGTTCTTGCTTTCAAGCGATATCGATAACTCAAACCCAATTGTGCAAGCTGAAATGCTTAACCAATTGTATTACTTCATGAACTGGGGACAAATCGTCTTTGGTGACAAGGACAAAGATGCTCACTTTGATGGTATCCGTGTTGATGCCGTGGACAATGTCAGCATCGATATGCTTCAATTGGTGTCTTCATACATGAAGGCAGCCTACAAGGTTAATGAGTCTGAAGCACGTGCCCTTGCTAATATCTCAATTCTTGAAGCTTGGTCACAAAATGACCCATATTATGTGAATGAGCACAACACAGCTGCCCTTTCTATGGACAATGGTCTTCGTTTGTCTATTGTTCATGGATTGACTCGTCCAGTAACTAATAAGGGTACTGGTGCACGTAATGCTTCAATGAAAGACCTTATTAACGGTGGTTATTTCGGTCTCTCAAACCGTGCAGAAGTCACATCATATGATCAACTTGGTTTTGCAACCTACCTCTTTGTTCGTGCACACGACTCAGAAGTTCAAACAGTTATCGCAGACATTATCAGCAAAAAAATTGATCCTACAACAGATGGCTTCACTTTCACATTAGATCAATTGAAACAAGCTTTCGATATTTATAATGCTGATATGTTGAAAGTTGATAAGGAATATACGCATTCGAATATTCCTGCAGCCTATGCTTTGATGCTTCAAACAATGGGTGCGGCAACACGTGTTTATTATGGAGATTTGTATACTGATAATGGTCAATACATGGCTAAGAAATCACCATACTTTGATCAAATCACAACTCTTCTTAAAGCACGTCCTAAGTATGTAGCTGGTGGACAAACATCTTATATCCACAACCTTGCTGGAGATGGGGTGTCATCTGCTAAAGACAATAATGAAGTTCTTGTCTCTGTCCGTTATGGTCAAGATTTGATGTCTAAGACAGATACAGAAGGTGGAAAATACGGTCGCAATTCAGGTATGTTGACCCTTATTGCTAATAACCCAGATTTGAAATTAGCAGATGGTGAAACGATTACTGTCAACATGGGTGCAGCCCACAAGAACCAAGCCTACCGTCCACTCTTGCTTGGTACGGATAAAGGTATCGTGTCATCATTGAATGATTCAGATACTAAGGTTGTTAAATATACAGATGCACAAGGAAATCTTGTCTTCACAGCTGATGAAATCAAAGGCTTTAAGACTGTTGATATGAGTGGTTACCTTTCAGTTTGGGTACCAGTAGGTGCGACTGAAGATCAAAACGTTCTTGCTAAACCATCAACAAAAGCCTTCAAAGAAGGGGATAAGGTTTATAGCTCTTCTGCAGCCCTTGAAGCACAAGTGATTTACGAAGGTTTCTCAAACTTCCAAGACTTTGTTAAAGAAGATAGCCAATACACTAATAAATTGATTGCAGCTAATGCAGACCTCTTCAAGTCATGGGGCATTACTTCATTTGAAATTGCACCTCAATATGTCTCATCTAAGGATGGAACTTTCCTTGATTCTATTATTGAAAATGGTTATGCCTTCACAGACCGTTATGACTTTGCCATGAGCAAAAATAATAAATACGGTTCAAAAGAAGACCTTCGTGATGCCCTCAAGGCTCTTCACAAACAAGGTATTCAAGTCATTGCTGACTGGGTTCCAGACCAGTTGTATACTCTCCCAGGTAAAGAAGTAGTGACAGCTACTCGTACAGATACACATGGTAAGGTGCTTGATGATACTAGCTTGGTTAATAAACTCTATGTGACAAATACTAAGTCATCAGGAAATGATTTCCAAGCACAGTATGGTGGTGCCTTCCTCGACAAACTTCAAAAACTTTATCCAGAAATCTTCAAAGAAGTTATGGAAGCGTCAGGTAAGACAATTGATCCATCTGTCAAGATTAAACAATGGGAAGCTAAGTACTTTAACGGTACAAATATCCAAAAACGTGGTTCAGACTACGTTCTCAGCGATGGTAAATTGTACTTTACCGTTAACGATAAAGGTACCTTCCTTCCAGCAGCCTTGACTGGTGATACAAAAGCTAAAACTGGATTTGCTTATGATGGTACAGGGGTAACTTATTACACAACATCTGGTACTCAAGCTAAGAGTCAATTTGTGACATATAATGGCAAACAGTACTACTTTAACGATAAGGGTTACCTTGTAACTGGTGAACAAGCTATCAACGGTTCAAACTATTTCTTCTTGCCAAATGGGGTTATGTTTACTGATGGTGTTATTAAAAATGCCAAAGGTCAATCAATGGTTTATGGTAAGTCCGGTAAATTGACGACTCAAACTGGTTGGAAAGAAGTTACTGTTAAAGATGATAGTGGTAAGGAAGAGAAATTCTACCAATACTTCTTCAAGGGTGGCATCATGGCTACTGGTTTGACTGAAGTAGAAGGTAAGGAAAAATACTTCTATGACAATGGTTACCAAGCTAAAGGCATCTTCATTCCTACAAAAGACGGCCATTTGATGTTCTTCTGTGGTGATTCAGGTGAACGTAAGTACTTAGGCTTCTTTGAACAAGATGGTAACTGGTACTACGCTAATGATAAGGGCTATGTTGCCACTGGATTTACTAAGGTAGGTAAACAAAACCTTTACTTCAATGAAAAAGGTGTTCAAGTTAAGAACCGCTTCTTCCAAGTTGGTGATGCTACATACTATGCAAATAACGAAGGTGATGTTCTTCGTGGTGCGCAAACCATCAATGGTGACGAGCTCTACTTTGATGAGTCAGGTAAACAAGTTAAAGGTGAGTTCGTGAACAATCCTGATGGAACCACTTCATACTACGATGCCATTACAGGTGTGAAACTTGTGGATACATCACTAGTAGTTAATGGTCAAACCTTTAATATCGATGCTAAGGGTGTTGTGACTAAGGCACATACACCAGGCTTCTATACTACTGGGGACAACAACTGGTTCTATGCAGATTCACATGGACGTAATGTCACAGGTGCTCAGGTCATCAATGGTCAACATCTCTACTTTGATGCAAATGGTCGTCAAGTTAAGGGTGGATTCGTAACGAACACTGACGGTAGTCGTTCATTCTACCATTGGAATACTGGTGATAAATTGGTATCAACCTTCTTTACTACCGGTCATGATAGATGGTATTATGCTGATGATAAGGGTAATGTCGTTACAGGAGCCCAAGTTATCAACGGTCAAAAACTCTTCTTTGCTACTGATGGTAAACAGGTTAAAGGTGACTTTGCAACAAATGCGAATGGCAGTCGTTCATACTACCATGGAGCTACTGGTAATAAGTTAGTATCAACCTTCTTCACTACTGGAGACAACAACTGGTATTATGCTGATGCCAAGGGTGAACTTGTTGTTGGCGAACAGACGATCAACGGCCAAAACCTTTACTTTGACCAAACTGGTAAGCAAGTGAAGGGGGCAACTGCTACGAATCCTGATGGCTCAATCTCTTACTATGATGTTCATACAGGGGAAAAGGTTATTAATCGTTGGGTTAAAATTCCTTCAGGGCAATGGGTATACTTCAACGCTCAAGGAAAAGGATACGTGTCAAATTAA